CAAAGCCCATGCCATGCCAATCGACTTTTAATTTCAATCCTTCGCGAACTTCAATCTCGTCATCTGCGATTAATACGTTGTACATCATATTCCTCCTGTACGGGTAGAGTCAGTTCAATACATGCGCCACTGCTCTCATCGTTCTTCATATGAACCGTGAACAAGGCACCATAATGCAGGCGGCAACGAGCAATCACATTGCCAAGTCCAATATGCCAACCTTCATTAAGCAATATGGATTCCAATGAGGGGGAAGCATCAGGGTGATTCATTTTATGGATTATCTCTGTTGGAATACCCGGTCCGTTGTCTGAAACGTGGATATGCAGACGATCATACAGCCGGTTGATCCGTATCTGGACCTGAGCTGTTGTCTGATGCTGGAAGCTGTATTTCACTGCGTTTTCAATAAGTGGCTGAAGAATAAACTTGATGATGACCAAGGAGTTCAGTGAGCCTTCCTTTGTTATCGAAATGTCGAGCTTATGACCGAAACGGGTCTGCAAAATGGAGATATAACGCTGAACATAATCCAGCTCTTCGGTTAGGGGAACAAGATCGTCATTGGTGTTAATGGAAAAGCGCATCATTTTACCCAAATCCTCAATGACCTGAACCGTATCATCCGTTCTACGCTGAATGGCAAGACTGCTTACCAGCTCTAAGGTATTAAACATAAAATGTGGATTAATCTGTATGAGAAGTGCTTTATACTCTGCTTGCTGGCGAAGCAGCTTCAGCTCGAATTCATTCTGGATATGCTGCCGCAGCTGACTGATCATATAACGGAAGGTAAAGATGACATAACTGATCTCACTCTTTACATTTTTATCTGGAGGCAGAAGTGAATCCGCTTGGTCAAAAGCACCTCGTTGAACCTGTCTCATGGCCAGCACCAGTCTGGTCAAAGGTTTGGTTACACCGTGGGATAACCATGCAGCCGCCAAGAGGGAGACCAGAATCAGGACAATGGTTACCACCACAATCGTGCTTTGGAGCTTATGGAGAGAGAGATACATTTCCTTTTCCGGTGCCAGCCCCGCCAACATCCAGCCGGTACGGCCCAGTTTCTTGAATACAAGGATGTCGCGCTGTCCTTCATGGTTGGTGAGGTATGCCACACCGGACTTGAGCGGGCTGTTTCGAAACCGATCGATCTCTGCGGTAGCTACAGCACCTAACGTGTCTATCTGCTGTGACAGAATGGGATTCCCTTGCTCACCCAGTAGAAAAATAGTGCTATTCTCCGCCAGGTGGATGCGCCGGAGCGGTTCCAGAAAATAGGATTCACTCACATTCACCTTCATGACATTCTGCGCTGTAGCATGATGAAAGGTACCAATAGGCATCAGTAGACTGACCACCGGATTGCCATGATCTCTGACACGTTCATGTTGATCGGTGTTTGCAGGTAACCAGCGTTCCCCCAATGTGTAGAAATTCGTGTACCAGGATTCTTGTACAAAGGCAGGGTCATACGCTACCTGATTCTCGCTGCCAATTCGCAGTCCATTCCGTCGATAGATGGATACATCCGAGATACTGGTGTAACTGTTGGTTGCCTGAGTGAGAAAACGGCTCATCGCGAGGTTGGCCAGCATCTTTTCTCCTTCCGGAAGGTTAGGATCACTGATCGCGTTATCCCAGTTCTTGCCCATATCACTGTTGAAAACAAGTGAGGCGACATCATAGATCTGCATCTGCACCATGTCTACGTATGACCCGTATTCCTCCATTTTTTCAAGAGCAGAGGATTCGATGTAAGAGCGAATGACCGTGCGTGATTCCTTGAAGAGCAGGTAGGAGAGTGTACCAAAAG
The window above is part of the Paenibacillus sp. 1781tsa1 genome. Proteins encoded here:
- a CDS encoding sensor histidine kinase; this encodes MFFSLKNRLIAFIVVLFVLAFGTLSYLLFKESRTVIRSYIESSALEKMEEYGSYVDMVQMQIYDVASLVFNSDMGKNWDNAISDPNLPEGEKMLANLAMSRFLTQATNSYTSISDVSIYRRNGLRIGSENQVAYDPAFVQESWYTNFYTLGERWLPANTDQHERVRDHGNPVVSLLMPIGTFHHATAQNVMKVNVSESYFLEPLRRIHLAENSTIFLLGEQGNPILSQQIDTLGAVATAEIDRFRNSPLKSGVAYLTNHEGQRDILVFKKLGRTGWMLAGLAPEKEMYLSLHKLQSTIVVVTIVLILVSLLAAAWLSHGVTKPLTRLVLAMRQVQRGAFDQADSLLPPDKNVKSEISYVIFTFRYMISQLRQHIQNEFELKLLRQQAEYKALLIQINPHFMFNTLELVSSLAIQRRTDDTVQVIEDLGKMMRFSINTNDDLVPLTEELDYVQRYISILQTRFGHKLDISITKEGSLNSLVIIKFILQPLIENAVKYSFQHQTTAQVQIRINRLYDRLHIHVSDNGPGIPTEIIHKMNHPDASPSLESILLNEGWHIGLGNVIARCRLHYGALFTVHMKNDESSGACIELTLPVQEEYDVQRINRR